The sequence below is a genomic window from Sphingomonas crusticola.
CGGGATGGAAAGCTTGGAGCCGACCTGGTTGAACGACAGGCCGACTTCGAAGCCGGTTTCGCTGACGTGCAGGTCCCAATAGCGGTTCTGAATGACGATCGTCATCTCGTCGGGATAGCGATCGGTCAGATGCTTCGGGATGTCGACGCCCGGAGCGCCTGTCTTGAAGGTGATGTAGAAATGATGGTTGCCGGGCAATCCGGCGGTCTCCACCTGCCCCAGCACGCGGCCGACCACGGCGCGCAGAGCGTCCTGGACGATCTCGTCATAGGGAATCAGGCTATCGGGCGCGCCCTCGGTCATGAGGCCCAAGTGAACGGAGGCGCGAGGCGGGTCAAGCGTTGCCTGTCTCCGGTTCGGCGCTATAGGCGGGCGCGCCATGCGCAGCGCAACCATCAGCCGCAAGACCGCCGAAACGGCGATCGATGTCACCGTCAACCTCGACGGTTCGGGCGTCTATGACGTCGCGACCGGGATCGGTTTTCTCGATCACATGATCGAGCAGCTGTCGCGCCACGCTTTGATCGATATTCAGATGAAGGTCGATGGCGACCTCCACATCGATCAGCATCACACCACGGAGGATTCGGCGCTCGCGCTCGGTCAGGCGATCGCCAAGGCGCTCGGCGACCGGCGCGGCATCACCCGCTTTGGCACGGCCTACTCGCCGATGGACGAGACCCTGAGCCGCGTCGCGATCGATATTTCGGGACGCCCCTTCCTGGTTTGGAAATCGGAATTCTCGCAGACCAAGCTCGGCGAGCTCGATACCGAACTGATCGAACATTGGTTTCAGAGCTTCGCCGGCGAAGTGGGCATGACGCTCCACGTCGAGACGCTCTACGGCCGCAACAACCACCATATTTGCGAGAGCATCTTCAAGGGCTGCGCGCGGGCGCTGCGCCAGGCGGTCGAGATCGATCCGCGCAAGGGCGACATGATTCCCTCGACCAAGGGGATGCTGGCCAGGGGATCTTTGGGCGGTGCCTGAGGGCCTCGCGCTGGTCGATTACGGCGCCGGCAACCTTCGATCGGTCGAGAATGCGCTGCGGGCGGCGGGCGCACCCGACGTGCTCGTGACTGCCGATCCGCAGGATGTGCTCAACGCCGAGCGGATCGTGCTGCCGGGCGTCGGCGCATTCGCGGCCTGTATGGGCGCCCTGTCCGCCATTCCCGGCATGGTTGATGCCCTCAATGAGCGAGTGATCCAGCAGGGTGCGCCCTTTCTGGGCGTCTGTGTCGGCATGCAGCTAATGGCCGATGCCGGGGAGGAATTCGGCGCGCATCCCGGCCTTGGCTGGATTCCCGGCACCGTCGCCAAGCTCGAGCCGATCGATCCCGAGGCGCGCGTGCCCCACATGGGCTGGAACGACGTCGTCCCCGTCGTATCACACCCCCTGATCGTGCCCGGCGAGGCCTATTTTCTGCATAGTTTCGGCTTTCGCACCGCCGATCCGGCGACGCTTGCGGCCACCACTGATCATGGCGGCACCGTCACCGCCGCGGTTGCGCGCGACAATCTGGTTGGTGCGCAGTTCCATCCCGAAAAGAGCCAGGCCTACGGCCTCGCCTTCCTCGCCCGCTTTCTCGATTGGCGTCCCTGAATGAGCATCACAATCTATCCCGCGATCGATCTCAAGGGCGGCAAGGTCGTGCGCCTCGCCGAGGGCGATATGGAGCGGGCGACGATCTACAACGACGATCCGATCGCACAGGCCAACGTTTTCCACGACCAGGGCGCGAATTTCCTCCACGTGGTCGACCTCGATGGCGCGATCGCGGGCGGATCGGTCAACGGCCAGGTCGTGGCCGAGATCGTCCAGAGCTTTCCCGGCCAAGTCCAGGTTGGCGGCGGCATTCGCGACCGCGCGGCGATCGACCGCTGGCTGGAGCGCGGCGTATGGCGCGTCGTGATCGGCACGGCGGCGCTGCACGATCCCGACCTCGTTCATGAGGCCGCCCGGGCCCTCCCGGGGCGCATCGTGGTCGCAGTCGATGCGCGCGACGGCATGGTCACCACTCATGGCTGGGCGGAAGCTTCCGACATGTCCGCGGCCGACTTGTCCAACCGTTTCGCCGATGCCGGCGTGGCCGCCGCACTGTTCACCGATGTCGGCCGCGACGGTATGCTCAAGGGCTGCAACGTGCGCGCGACCTCCGAACTGGCGCGCAACACAAGGCTGCCGGTAATCGCCAGCGGTGGGGTCAAGGGGCTGGTCGATATCGCCGATCTTGCCCGCCACGCGAGCGAAGGGATCGAAGGCGTAATCTGTGGCCGCTCGCTCTACGAAGGCCGGCTGGATCTGCGCAAGGCGCTGCGGCTGGCACGCGACGAAAGCCTGTGACGGTCCGCGTTCGCGTCATTCCCTGCCTTGATGTGGCGGGCGGGCGCGTGGTCAAGGGCGTGCAATTTCTCGATCTCGCCGACGCGGGCGATCCGGTCGAGCAGGCCAAGGTCTATGACGCCGCCGGCGCCGACGAGCTGTGTTTCCTCGACATCACCGCCTCGCATGAAGCACGCGGCACGATCCTGGACGTCGTCGCGCGCACCGCGGCGGTCTGCTTCATGCCGCTCACCGTCGGCGGCGGCGTGCGCACGCCCGAAGATGCCCGCGCGCTGTTGCTGGCGGGTGCCGACAAGGTCGCAATCAACTCGGCCGCTGTCGCCCGGCCAGAGCTCGCTGCCGAGCTTGCCGATCGGTTCGGAGCGCAATGTGTCGTCGGCGCAGTGGACGCCAAGGCCGTGGGCCGCGGCCGCTGGGAAATCTTCACCCATGGTGGCCGCCGCGCGACCGGCATCGACGCGATCGAACATGCCGTGCGGCTGGCCGAACTAGGGGCGGGGGAATTGCTCGTTACCTCGATGGACAATGACGGCACCAAGGGCGGCTACGACCTCGCTCTAACCCGCGCGATCGCGGATGCCGTCGCCGTGCCGGTTATCGCGAGCGGCGGGGTCGGCACGCTCGAGGATCTGGTCGCGGGCGTGACGCAGGGGCATGCCAGCGCGGTGCTGGCCGCCTCCATCTTCCATTTCGGCGAGCATAGCGTCGCCGAGGCTCATGCCGCGCTCGCCGAGGCGGGATTGCCGGTGCGGTCCCCGCCGCGCTAGACGCACCCTATGGCCGACACGCTCACTCGCCTCGAAGCGACCATCGCCAGCCGCACCGGCGCCGATCCGGCGTCCTCCTACGTCGCAAGCCTCTTTGCGAAAGGACGCGGCACGATAGCGCGCAAATTCGGCGAGGAGGCGGTCGAGACGATCGTCGCCGCGCTAGGCGAGGATAAGTCGGCTTTGGCAGGTGAAGCTGCCGATACGCTCTTCCACCTGATGATCCTCCTCGCCGACGCCGGCATTCGCTTGGCCGACGTGCTGACGATATTGGAGCAGCGCGAGGGCACGTCAGGTCATGACGAGAAAGCCAACCGGCCCTCCTAAGCCAGGCGCCACAATGCCGATACCGCGGCTCGCGATCGTTACGGCTAAGCATTTGATAACTTGAATTAACTTTGCAAATAACTGCGGAACATCGCTCCGCCTCTCCGGTTGAATGGCTGTCATCCAGGAGATTAGCGATGTTCATGCACAATAAGCGGCTTCAATATACCGTTAGGGTATCGGAGCCGAATCCGCGCCTTGCGACTATGATGCTTGAGCAGTTCGGCGGCGCGGACGGCGAGCTAGCCGCTGCGATGCGCTATTTCACCCAGGCGCTTGGCGATGAAGATCCCGGCCGTAAGGACATGCTGCTCGATATCGCGACTGAAGAGCTGAGCCATTTGGAAGTGATCGGTTCGATCGTCGCCATGCTCAATAAAGGCGTGAAGGCCCAGCTGGCCGAAGGACAGATGGAAGAGGTCGAGCTGTACCGCACGATCGGCGCCACCGGCACGAGCGCCAAGGAAGCGTTGTTGTTCGGCGGCGGGCCCGCCCTGATCGACTCGGCCGGCGTTCCCTGGACGGCGGCCTATGTCGATAGCCGCGGCGAGCCGACCGCTGATTTGCGCTCCAATATCGCTGCCGAAAGCCGCGCCAAGATCGTCTACGAGCGCCTCATCAACATCACCGATGATCCCGGCATCAAGGAGGCACTCGGCTTTCTCATGACGCGCGAAATCGCGCATCAGAAATCGTTCGAGAAGGCGCTCTACGCGATCGAGGATAATTTCCCCTCGGGCAAACTGCCGGGCATCGAGAAATATGCCAACATCTACGTCAATACGTCGCAGGGCGAAGGCGATACCACCGGTCCGTGGAATTCGGGCGACCAATGGGATCGCATCGACGATCTGTCGCAGACCATGCCGATCGACGGTGGCGACGGCCTCGCTACGGTTTCGCTCGACAAGGCGGATCAGGCGGTTGCTACCAAGCTGGCCAAGCGCACCATGTCGGATCCGAGCGGCAATCCGCTGACCGGAGTTGACCTCGGCGCGGGACCTGGCGCCGGGCGTACCACTAACGGTGATCAGGGCGGCGCTCCGGACATCGAATCCGCCCCGGCCATGGCCGAGGCCAACGCCCCCGCCTGAACTCCTCAGGTCGACGTTTGAGAACCCGTGATGGAAACTGCCGAAACAGTTCGTGAAGTCTTCATCACGGGTCTCAAGAATGCGCATGCGCTTGAAAATCAGGCGCTTGCGCTCATAGATCGCCAGATCGAACATCTCGCGCATTATGCCGAGGTCGAGCAGCGGCTGCGTAGCCATCGCGGCGAGACGCAGACGCAGATCACCCGCCTTGACCGTCTGCTCGAAGGCTATGGCGAGAGCTCGTCAGGATTGAAGGACACGGCGCTCAGCCTGTCCGGCAACTTGGCAGCGATCGCGCACACATTCGCGCCCGACGAGATCATCAAGAACAGTCTTGCCAATTTCGCGTTCGAGAATTTCGAGGCCGCGACCTACAAGGCGTTGATCGTCATGGCCGAAGAAGGCGGGTTCGCCGATGCAGTGCCAATCCTCCAGCAGTCGCTACAGGAGGAACTAGTGATGGTGGCCTTTTGCGACGAGATATTGCCGATCGTGGTCCGCAAATATCTCGGTTTCCGAGCGAGCGGAGAGCAGGCGAGCCATTGAGGCTCTTGCGCTGTATGGTGTCGGGGTTTTGACACCGCCGCCTCCTCCGCCCGCCAGCCTTGCGCTGGAGCAGCCCGCCCCGCACGTCGGGAGCCTGGGCACTGCTTACGCAAGCGTTCCGGTCCCGCGCCGCGGCTCCTTCTGGCGCAAGCTCGGCGCCTTCATGGGCCCGGGCTACCTTATCGCCGTCGGCTATATGGACCCCGGCAATTGGGCGACCGATCTCGCCGGCGGCTCGCGTTATGGCTATTCCCTGCTGTGGGTCATCGTCGCCTCCAACCTGATGGCGATGTTGCTGCAGGCGCTGTCGGCCAAACTTGGCATCGTCGCCGGCCGCGACCTCGCCCAGGCCTGCCGCGAACATTATTCGCCACCCGTCCGCATCCTGCTCTGGCTGCTGGCCGAGGTGGCGATCATCGCCTGCGATCTGGCGGAGGTGATTGGCACGGCGGTCGCGTTGCAGCTGCTCTTCGGCATCCCGATGCCGCTCGGCGTCTGCCTGACCGGCGTCAATGTCGCCATCGCCATGCTGCTGGAGCGACGCGGCTTCAGGAAATTGGAGGCGCTCATCGCTGGCCTGATGGTGGTCGTCGCCGTCAGCCTCGGCATCGAACTGATCCTGTCGCGGCCGGACATGGCGGCGATCGCCGGCGGACTGGTGCCCTCCGCCGGCATGATTCACGACCCGGCCATGCTCTTCATCGCCGCGGGCATCATCGGCGCGACGGTCATGCCGCATAATCTCTATCTTCATTCGGCGGTCGTGCAGACACGGCAACTCAGCGGCAGCCTTTCCAGCAAGCGCGAGGCGGTGTTTTTCGCCACGCTGGACAGCGTGCTCGCACTCAGCCTGGCGATGCTGGTCAATGCCGCGATCCTGCTGTTGGCCGCATCCGTTTTCCATCCCCGCGGCCAGCCGGTCGAGGACATCGCCCAGGCCTATCATCTGCTCTCGCCGATGCTGGGCGTGAGCGCGGCCAGCCTGCTGTTCGCCATCGCGCTACTCGCCTCGGGCCAGAATTCTACGCTGACCGGCACGATGGCCGGCCAGGTGGTGATGGAAGGGTTCACCAATTTGCGGATGCCCGTCTGGGCCCGCCGCTCTTTGTCGCGCGCGCTGGCGATCGTGCCCGCGGCAATTGTCGCCGCCATGTTCGGGAATTCCGGCACAGCCAAATTACTCCTCGCCAGCCAGGTCGTACTGACGGTGCAGCTGCCGTTCGCGATAGTGCCGCTGATCCGCCTTACCGGCAGCCGCGCGGTGATGGGCGAATTTGCCAACCGGCGCTGGGTCCAGTGGAGCGCGTGGATCATCGCAACCTTGATCGCCGGCGTCGGCCTCAAGCTGTTGTTCGATCTTGCCCGCTCCACCCTCGTCGGATGACCGTGCGCGGCGCTTGTTGTCGCTACCGGCCGGGTCGTAGGTAGGGCGATCGATATTGCGAGGAGCCACCATGCCGATCGACGCCACCCTGCCCTATGACGACACGAACATCTTCGCCCGCATCCTCCGCAGGGAGATACCAGCCAAGACCGTCTACGAGGACGATTACGCCCTCGCCTTTCATGACATCACGCCGCGCGCGCCGGTCCATATCCTCGTGATCCCGCGCGGCCCCTATGCCTCTTGGGACGACTTCTCGGCGAACGCCTCCGAGGCGGAGATAGCCGGGTTCGTCCGTGCCGTCGGCAAGGTCGCGCGCGACAATGGGTTGGTGGCACCGGGCTACCGCCTGCTCGCAAATACCGGCGGCGACGGCGGGCAAGAGGTAGCGCACCTTCACGTCCACCTGTTTGGCGGCCGCCGCTTGGGCCCGATGCTGGTGGAGTGACCGGGTCGCGCATGATCGCCGCTTCGCGGGCAATCCGGAATAAGCCCGCCCCTATTGCGCTGTCGGCACAAGGCGTTAGGCTCGCCCGATAAGCAGCAGGCGTGCAACGCCTTCGCAAGGGGACCTTCATGTTCTTCGACCGCGTCAAACCGCTCGACGCCATCCTTCTCACTGCCGAGAAGAAAGGCCTGCACCGTACGCTTGGTGCCTTCCAGCTTACGATGCTCGGCATCGGCGCCGTCATCGGCACCGGCATCTTCGTGCTGACGTCGGAAGCGGCGCAGAAGGCCGGCCCCGGCATGCTGCTGTCCTTCATCGTCGCGGGCTTCGTCTGCGCGGTCGCCGCGCTCTGCTATTCCGAACTCGCCTCGATGGTCCCCGTTTCGGGTTCCGCTTATACCTATACTTATGCCGTCGTCGGCGAGCTGCTCGCCTGGATGGTCGGCTGGGCGCTGATCCTCGAATATGCCGTCGGCGCCAGCGCGGTTGCGGTTGGCTGGTCGAACCATGCCGTCGGCTTGTTGCGAGGTTTAGGGATAAACTTCCCCGCGGCGCTGAGTAACGCCGACGCCTTGATGGCCAAGGTCCAGCTCGCCTTTGGTGCGACGCCGTCAACCGATCTCACCATGGCATTGCAGGTTGGCGGCTGGATCAACGTGCCCGCAATCATCATCTGCGGTCTCGTCACCTGGCTGCTGATCATCGGCACGACCGAGAGCGCGCGCGTCAATGCTGTGCTGGTGGCGATCAAGATCCTCGCTTTGACCGCCTTTGTGATCCTCACCATTCCGGTCATGAATGCCGCGAATTTCGACCCGTTCATGCCCACCGGCGCCACTGGCGTGATGGGTGCGGCCGCATCGATCTTCTTCGCTTATGTCGGCTTCGACGCGGTCTCGACCGCCGCTGAGGAAACCAAGAACCCACAGCGCAACGTGCCGATCGGGCTGATCGCCAGCCTGTTCATCTGTACCGCTTTCTATCTGCTCGTTGCCTCGGGCGCGATCGGCGCGATCGGTGCGCAGCCGGAAATGGCCGGTGGCGTCCCCCTCTCGCCCGGCTCGGCTGAGATGGCCGGCCGTTGCGCCTCAATCGTGGCCGGCGGCGCGCTGGAGCCGTTGGTCTGCTCCAAGGAAGCCCTGGTTCATGTCCTCGACACGATCGGCTGGCACTCGGTCGGCCGGCTGGTCGGCCTGGCCGCCGTGCTGGCATTGCCCTCGGTCGTGCTGATGATGATGTTCGGCCAGACGCGTGTCTTCTTCACCATGGCACGCGACGGCCTGCTGCCGGAGAAACTGGCATCGGTCCATCCGCGCTATCGCACCCCGCATGTCGTGACGATCGTCACCGGCATCGGCGCGACGATCGCGGCGGCTTTCCTGCCCGTCGGCAAGCTCGCCGATTATTCCAACTCGGGCACCTTGTTCGCGTTCATGATGGTAGCGATTTCGGTAATGGTATTGCGCAAGGTCGATCCGTCGCGCCGCCGCCCCTTCCGCATGCCGATCGTGTGGGTGATCGCGCCACTCGCCATCTTCGGCTGCCTGTATCTCTACATCTCGCTGCCGCTGACCGCGATCCTGGTCCTGCCGATCTGGGGCGCGTTCGGCCTGCTGCTCTACTTCTTCTACAGCCGCTCGCGCAGCCATGTCGGGCGCGGCCATGTCGAAGTGCCGGAGGAAGAGGCCTATCACGGCACCGAACCCCCGCAGCCGGGCACGCGCTGATCCGGTGAGCGTCGAGCGGATCGATGCTGCCGGCCATGCGCTGGCCGGCGGCGACGATCTGCTTGCGGACGGCGAGGCGCTCCATCGGGCCTTCCGCCCCAACATGGGCGCCAACTATCACGCACACATGACGGCGATGTTCGCCGAAGGCGCGGGCCTGATCCAGCTGGCGGATGAGGATAAGGTGTGCGCGCTGGCGGTGTGGCGTGCCTTCCACACTACCTATTGCGGGTACCGGCTGGAAATCGACGATCTCGTTACAGACGAGACGCAGCGCTCCAAGGGCTATGGCGCGACCTTGCTCGCTTTCATCGAGGCGAAAGCGCGCGCCATGGGCTGCGACACGCTGACGCTCAACTCGGGCACGCATCGCACTCGCGCGCACGCTTTCTATTTTCGGGAAGGCCTGCACATCCACGCCTTCCACTTCACCAAGGGTCTGCGCGGCTAGCTTATGGGCCGCCGCGGCCGCCGGTCGCGCCGAAAATCTGGCCGGTCGAGTAACTGTCTTCCTGCGAGGCGAGCAGCACGTAGAGCGCCGCCAGTTCGGCGGGCTGGCCGGGGCGGCCAAGCGGGGTGTTGGCACCGAACTCGCCCATCTTACCCGGCAGCTGGCCGCCAGCGACCTGCAGCGGCGTCCAGATCGGTCCCGGGGCGACGCCGTTCACGCGGATGCCCTTCTTGGCAAGCTGCTTGGCCAACGCCTTGGTGAAGATCATAATCGCACCCTTGGTGCACGCGTAATCCAGGATTTCTTCCTCAGGCTCGTAGGCGTTGATCGATGTGGTGTTGATGATCGCCGCACCGGCCTGAAGATGCGGCACAGCCGCCTTGGTGATGCGGAAGGTCGCGTAGATGTTGGTCTTGAAGGTGCGGTCGAACTGCTCCTCGCTGATATCGAGGATCGACTCCTTGCTTTGCTGATAGGCGGCATTGTTGACGAGGATATCGAGCCCGCTCAAACCGCGCACCGCATCCGCCACCAATTTCTCGCACGCGTCCTGGCTGCGGATATCGGCCGGCAGTGCCACCGCCTTGCGCCCGGCCTGGCGGATGAGGTCCACGACTTCGCGCGCGTCAGGCTCCTCGGTCGGATAATAGTTGATAGCGACATCCGCGCCCTCGCGCGCGAACGCAATCGCCGCGGCGCGGCCTATCCCGGAATCGCCGCCGGTGACCAGCGCCTTGCGTCCCGCCAGCCGGCCGGAGCCTTTGTAGCTGGTTTCGCCATGGTCGGGCCGCGGCGTCATCTTGGAGGCGAGCGCCGGCCAGGGCTGACGCTGTTCGGGCAAGGGCGGCTTGGGATAATTGGCGGCAAGCGGCGCGGTGGGCGCGCCCGGCGCATGCTTTTCCGGCTGGTCCTGCTGCTGCTGCGCCATCGCCGGCACGGCGGCCGCGGCCGCTATCCCGACTGCGGCCACACCGAATACTTCGCGCCGCGAGGGCACACCTTTCTCGTCCGCCATGCCAATCTCCTGTTCGGGACTTGGCAGTAAAACCTCCCAGGCAGATGGGAGTTCAGCGGCGGACGAGAAAAAGGTCCTGTTTAACGTAGGTTAGCCGAGGCGGTCGGCAACCAGCTGGTCGAGCTTGGCTTCGGGGCGCGCGCCATAATGCGAGATGACCTCGGCCGCGGCGATCGCTCCCATATGCAGGCTGTCTTCCAGCGAGCGCTCCTGGATCTGCCCCGCGAGGAAGCCGGCGGCAAACAGGTCGCCCGCCCCGGTCGTGTCGACAATCTTCTCGATCGGCTCCGCAGACACCACGGCCTTCTCGCCCTTCTGCACCGCGACCGCGCCGTTGGCGCCGCGTGTCACGACCAGCGTCTCGACCTTGCGGGAGATCGTCTCGAGCGCGCCGTCGAAATCCTCGCTTCCGGTCAGCGCCAGCAGCTCATTCTCGTTCGCGAACAGGATATCGATCAGACCCTCGTAGATCAGCTTGAGGAAATCCGCGCCGTGGCGCGCGATGCAGAAGGTGTCGCTCAGCGTGAAGGCGACCTTGCGGCCGGCATCGCGCGCGATCTGGATGCCTTCCCGCATCGCCGCGCGCGGCTCCTCCGGATCCCACAGATAGCCTTCGAGATAGAGAATCTTGGCCGAGGCGATCAGATCGCGGTCGAGCGCGGACGCGGGAAGATATTGCGAGGCGCCGAGAAAGGTGTTCATCGTCCGCTGCGCGTCCGGCGTCACCAGGATCAGGCAGCGCGCCGTGCTCGGCTGCGCCGCGCGCATCGGCGTTTCGAACGTCACGCCGTTAGCGCGAATGTCATGCTTGAACACTTCGCCGAGCTGGTCGTCCGCGACCTGGCCGATGAAGCCGCATTTGCAGCCGAGCATCGCCATGCCCGCGACCGTGTTGGCGGCCGATCCGCCGCTGATCTCGCGACCTGGGCCCATACGCGAATAGAGGCTGTCGCTGGTGGCCTCGTCCATTAGCCGCATCGAGCCCTTGGCGACGCCTTCCGAGGTGACGAAGCTGTCATCCGCCTGGGCAATGACGTCGACGATAGCATTGCCAATCGCGACGATGTCGAGCGTGGGTTCGGTCATGTGGGGGAAATCTCCGGATATGTTGCCCGACCGCCTAGGGAAGGCAGCGCGGCCGCGCAACCGCCGTTGATCTTCCTGCACCAGCCTTGCTATCGCCGCGCACGATGCAGCCAGCCCCCGAAACCTCCCGAGTCGCCACCGCCCGCGTTGCCTGCGATGGCGCGACCGAAATTCCCGGCGGCGCCGCGCTCGGCCACCCGCGCGTCTATCTCGAGATTGACGAAAAGGGCTATGTCGATTGCGGCTA
It includes:
- a CDS encoding adenosine kinase; translated protein: MTEPTLDIVAIGNAIVDVIAQADDSFVTSEGVAKGSMRLMDEATSDSLYSRMGPGREISGGSAANTVAGMAMLGCKCGFIGQVADDQLGEVFKHDIRANGVTFETPMRAAQPSTARCLILVTPDAQRTMNTFLGASQYLPASALDRDLIASAKILYLEGYLWDPEEPRAAMREGIQIARDAGRKVAFTLSDTFCIARHGADFLKLIYEGLIDILFANENELLALTGSEDFDGALETISRKVETLVVTRGANGAVAVQKGEKAVVSAEPIEKIVDTTGAGDLFAAGFLAGQIQERSLEDSLHMGAIAAAEVISHYGARPEAKLDQLVADRLG
- a CDS encoding zinc-finger domain-containing protein, yielding MQPAPETSRVATARVACDGATEIPGGAALGHPRVYLEIDEKGYVDCGYCDRRFILIGGPADTEAAH